The Deltaproteobacteria bacterium genome includes the window CAAGTTTCGTCGCAGCATTAGAGATATTGCAAGCGACGGCCTAGCAGTACTAGCCACTTGTGCAGGAATTATCTTGCTAGCAAAGAACGTATTTTCTCCTCGGCAAGAATCTCTAAATGTGCTCGACATCGACGTTACTAGAAACGCCTATGGCAGACAAAAAGATTCCTTTATAGAGGAGCGTTTAGAGTGGACTAG containing:
- the pdxT gene encoding pyridoxal 5'-phosphate synthase glutaminase subunit PdxT; the protein is MHRSSEIKIGVLALQGDFQAHRDKLSSLGVSSIEVRKAEQLSNISGLILPGGESPAMLKLMDAKFRRSIRDIASDGLAVLATCAGIILLAKNVFSPRQESLNVLDIDVTRNAYGRQKDSFIEERLEWT